One stretch of Candidatus Binatia bacterium DNA includes these proteins:
- a CDS encoding HIT family protein: MSSCVFCKIIRQEAPAHRVYEDDKVIVFLDIFPVSEGHTLVVTKTHYSDLFEADSESLEAVAKVAKKVAHALREVVRPAGLMVFQLNGSAAGQTVFHYHMHLMPRAQGEPLRLHARQPGDPTRLAELAAKLRAALQSA; encoded by the coding sequence ATGTCATCGTGTGTGTTTTGCAAGATTATTCGCCAAGAAGCACCAGCGCATCGTGTGTACGAGGACGACAAGGTAATTGTTTTCCTCGATATTTTTCCGGTCAGTGAAGGCCACACGTTGGTGGTGACCAAAACGCACTACTCCGACCTATTCGAAGCGGATTCCGAGTCGCTGGAAGCAGTCGCCAAGGTGGCCAAGAAGGTTGCGCATGCGCTGCGCGAGGTCGTCCGCCCCGCGGGGCTCATGGTATTCCAGCTCAACGGCAGTGCTGCCGGACAGACGGTGTTTCACTATCACATGCATCTCATGCCACGCGCACAAGGAGAGCCTTTACGGCTCCACGCGCGGCAGCCCGGGGACCCCACTCGCCTGGCCGAGCTCGCAGCCAAGCTGCGCGCCGCCTTGCAATCCGCATAG
- the hspA-2 gene encoding molecular chaperone, with amino-acid sequence MARWDPWQEMEALRREIDRAFESAGLRFPSLLRSGLWPGRGERGYPPVNVYEDKDAFYIEVLAPGVDPNSVTITALRNSVTISGEKPRAVTGKTEAIHREERSSGKFSRRIELPVEVDEGKAKAEYRNGVLLVTLPKAEQAKPKAIAVQVG; translated from the coding sequence ATGGCTCGTTGGGATCCATGGCAAGAAATGGAAGCGTTGCGGCGCGAAATTGATCGTGCCTTTGAAAGTGCGGGGTTGCGCTTCCCGTCGCTGTTGCGCAGTGGCCTGTGGCCGGGGCGCGGCGAACGGGGCTACCCGCCGGTGAACGTGTACGAAGACAAGGACGCGTTCTACATCGAGGTGCTCGCACCTGGGGTGGACCCGAACTCGGTCACCATTACCGCGCTGCGAAATAGCGTGACGATTAGCGGCGAAAAACCGCGCGCAGTTACGGGCAAGACCGAGGCGATCCATCGCGAAGAGCGATCCTCGGGAAAGTTTTCGCGGCGCATCGAGTTGCCGGTCGAGGTAGACGAGGGCAAAGCCAAGGCCGAGTACCGCAACGGTGTCTTGCTCGTGACGCTGCCGAAGGCGGAGCAGGCAAAGCCCAAAGCCATTGCGGTGCAAGTCGGCTGA
- a CDS encoding serine protease, translating to MGVSDLFWLFFIFSALQPILRQRLLESARQRLIARIEKRRGSRVILLVHRQETMSLLGFPVMRYIDIEDAEAVMRACELTDPEVPLDIVLHTPGGLVLASLQIARAVREHKGKVTVFVPHYAMSGGTLIALAADEIVMSPHAVLGPVDPQLGQYPAASLLKVVREKPVAEVDDQTLILADVAEKAIGQVRDAVAELLTRSQTPDQAKRLAELLSTGTWTHDFPITVQKARELGLPVRSDIPSEVLELMELYPQPVRRVPSVEYLPGPRRIAERRTHGTVSGEYP from the coding sequence GTGGGTGTGAGTGATTTATTTTGGCTGTTTTTTATTTTCTCCGCATTGCAGCCCATTTTGCGGCAGCGCCTGCTCGAAAGTGCGCGCCAGCGCCTGATTGCCCGCATCGAGAAGCGGCGGGGTTCGCGTGTCATTTTGCTCGTCCACCGGCAGGAGACGATGAGCTTACTGGGCTTCCCCGTGATGCGATACATTGACATCGAAGATGCGGAAGCCGTGATGCGTGCATGCGAACTCACCGATCCCGAGGTCCCCTTGGATATCGTCTTGCATACCCCCGGTGGTTTGGTTCTCGCGTCGCTGCAAATTGCGCGTGCGGTGCGGGAACACAAAGGTAAGGTTACGGTTTTTGTCCCGCATTACGCCATGTCCGGAGGCACGCTGATTGCGCTGGCGGCCGACGAAATCGTGATGTCTCCCCATGCGGTCCTCGGCCCGGTCGACCCTCAACTCGGGCAGTATCCCGCGGCTTCCCTACTCAAAGTTGTGCGGGAAAAGCCCGTGGCTGAAGTGGACGACCAGACCCTGATCCTCGCCGACGTTGCCGAGAAGGCCATAGGCCAGGTGAGGGATGCCGTTGCCGAGCTTCTCACCCGCAGCCAGACCCCCGATCAAGCCAAGCGACTTGCAGAGTTGCTCTCGACCGGAACATGGACCCATGATTTCCCCATTACCGTGCAAAAGGCGCGGGAGTTGGGGTTGCCGGTGCGCAGCGACATACCGAGTGAAGTCTTGGAGTTGATGGAATTGTACCCGCAACCCGTTCGCCGAGTGCCCTCGGTAGAGTACCTGCCTGGGCCAAGGCGAATTGCCGAACGACGGACGCACGGGACTGTTTCGGGCGAGTACCCGTGA
- a CDS encoding epimerase, giving the protein MRILITGGNGTLGRELTTAAVQAGYLVRIGSRHGPPHATPQGLEWVQIQLANGSGLAAAVERVEAVIHAASNPRRATTVDVEGTRHLIEACRVAGVKHLVYVSIVGIEEIPLPYYRCKLQAERIVAQSGVPFSILRATQFHTFLDGLLSAAARFPLIMPLPTDFQVQSVAPSEVAARLVRALAEGPAGRLPDFGGPEVMTLGQAAEQWGQIRGRAKRRIHLCIPGRVAAGFRAGKNVVLFGEHGTLRWSDWLRLYEVANHTRPA; this is encoded by the coding sequence ATGAGGATATTGATTACCGGCGGGAACGGAACCCTTGGCCGTGAGCTGACGACTGCGGCTGTCCAGGCCGGCTATCTCGTGCGCATTGGCAGTCGCCACGGTCCACCTCACGCTACCCCCCAAGGGCTGGAGTGGGTGCAAATCCAGCTTGCGAATGGCAGTGGGCTGGCCGCAGCCGTGGAGCGGGTCGAGGCGGTTATCCATGCGGCAAGCAATCCCCGGAGGGCGACGACCGTTGACGTAGAGGGAACCCGGCATCTGATCGAGGCCTGCCGTGTTGCTGGGGTCAAGCACCTCGTGTATGTCTCCATCGTCGGCATTGAGGAGATCCCGCTTCCGTACTATCGCTGCAAGCTGCAAGCCGAGCGGATCGTGGCCCAGAGTGGAGTGCCCTTTTCAATTTTGCGAGCGACGCAATTCCACACCTTCCTCGATGGACTCTTGTCCGCTGCGGCACGCTTTCCCCTGATCATGCCGCTGCCGACGGATTTTCAGGTGCAGAGCGTCGCTCCTTCTGAGGTAGCGGCGCGACTCGTGCGCGCTTTAGCGGAGGGGCCGGCCGGGAGGCTGCCGGACTTTGGCGGACCCGAGGTGATGACCCTGGGCCAAGCCGCCGAGCAGTGGGGACAGATCAGAGGACGAGCAAAGCGTAGGATCCACTTGTGCATTCCCGGGCGGGTAGCGGCTGGATTTCGCGCGGGGAAGAATGTTGTTCTTTTCGGCGAACATGGTACTTTGCGATGGTCAGATTGGCTGCGGCTGTACGAGGTGGCCAACCACACCAGACCAGCCTAA
- the adk gene encoding adenylate kinase, with translation MAQERDRRIVLIAPPGAGKSTQATRLAERYGIPWISTGELLRAAVRAGTALGEAARAHMDRGEMVPDEIVIQLVRERLAEPDCRNGFILDGFPRTTAQAEALRAAGVLLDYVIELDLDDSEAVLRLSGRRVHPASGRTYHVVFQPPKVAGKDDVTGEDLVQRADDSEEAVRTRLQVYRRQTEPVVAWYREWAATGDGRAPKYFRVSATGSPEEVAARLIAVLAPEQQNTTVGAPPS, from the coding sequence ATGGCACAAGAGAGAGATCGCAGGATTGTCCTGATTGCCCCGCCAGGAGCGGGCAAGAGCACCCAAGCGACGCGACTGGCGGAGCGCTATGGGATCCCGTGGATCTCAACGGGGGAGTTGCTGCGAGCGGCAGTGCGCGCGGGAACTGCTTTAGGGGAAGCGGCGCGTGCTCACATGGACCGGGGCGAGATGGTGCCCGACGAAATTGTCATCCAGCTCGTGCGGGAGCGACTCGCAGAGCCGGATTGCCGGAACGGGTTCATTCTCGATGGTTTTCCGCGGACCACGGCGCAAGCCGAGGCGTTGCGTGCGGCCGGAGTCCTGCTCGATTACGTGATCGAGCTGGACTTGGACGATTCCGAGGCTGTGCTTCGATTGAGCGGGCGGCGCGTCCATCCTGCTTCCGGCCGCACATATCATGTGGTGTTTCAGCCGCCAAAAGTTGCCGGAAAGGACGACGTCACGGGAGAAGATCTGGTCCAACGCGCGGATGATTCCGAAGAGGCGGTGCGCACGCGCTTGCAAGTGTACCGGCGTCAAACCGAACCAGTGGTGGCGTGGTACCGCGAGTGGGCGGCCACCGGCGATGGGCGCGCGCCCAAGTATTTCCGTGTCTCTGCGACCGGAAGCCCGGAAGAGGTCGCTGCTCGATTGATAGCCGTCCTGGCACCGGAACAGCAGAACACGACTGTCGGAGCGCCCCCTTCTTGA
- the nadA gene encoding quinolinate synthase A: MEAQASLAEELHRKLAPAHPEYYDWETCAHLADVIQKIRDLKRQRNAVVLAHNYQRPEIFEVADFVGDSLELARKAMGVDADVIVFCGVHFMAETAKILNPGKTVLLPDLRAGCSLADSVTAEEIVQRRAELEKVYPDLAVVAYVNTTAAVKAVVDVCCTSSNAVTIVNRLPAQHILFVPDQHLGEYVQQHTQKTVLTWNGSCYVHHQITPENILRIKQALPEARVLVHPECRADVIALADAVLSTSGMVEYARRSEATEFVVVTECGLSDRLFLEVPEKKFYKACKLCQFMKMITLDRTLWALEHMEHEIVLEESVRQGAERSLRRMLELTA, encoded by the coding sequence ATGGAAGCACAAGCGAGCCTAGCCGAGGAATTGCACCGCAAACTGGCGCCGGCGCATCCGGAGTACTACGACTGGGAAACTTGCGCGCACTTGGCTGACGTCATCCAGAAAATTCGCGACCTGAAGCGCCAGCGCAACGCCGTGGTCTTGGCGCACAATTATCAGCGCCCGGAAATCTTCGAAGTCGCGGACTTCGTCGGCGATTCGCTCGAACTGGCCCGCAAGGCTATGGGGGTAGACGCGGACGTCATTGTATTTTGCGGCGTGCACTTCATGGCTGAGACCGCCAAAATCCTGAACCCGGGCAAAACCGTTCTTCTTCCCGACTTGCGCGCGGGGTGCTCGCTCGCTGACAGCGTGACGGCCGAGGAAATCGTTCAGCGGCGTGCAGAATTGGAGAAGGTTTACCCCGATTTGGCGGTGGTTGCTTACGTAAACACGACGGCCGCCGTGAAGGCCGTGGTGGACGTATGTTGCACCTCATCGAACGCGGTCACGATCGTGAACCGCCTGCCCGCCCAGCACATCTTGTTTGTGCCGGATCAACACTTGGGGGAGTACGTACAGCAACACACGCAGAAAACCGTGCTGACTTGGAACGGTTCCTGTTACGTGCACCATCAAATCACGCCGGAAAATATCTTGCGCATCAAACAGGCTCTGCCGGAGGCGCGTGTGTTGGTTCACCCCGAGTGCCGTGCCGACGTCATCGCGCTGGCCGATGCCGTGCTGAGCACGAGCGGAATGGTGGAATACGCGCGGCGTAGCGAAGCCACAGAGTTCGTGGTGGTCACCGAATGCGGCCTTTCTGACCGGTTGTTCCTCGAAGTTCCGGAAAAGAAGTTTTACAAAGCCTGCAAGCTCTGCCAGTTCATGAAGATGATCACCCTCGACCGTACCTTGTGGGCGCTGGAACACATGGAGCACGAAATCGTGTTGGAAGAGAGCGTTCGCCAGGGAGCGGAGCGATCGCTGCGGCGTATGCTCGAACTGACAGCGTAA
- a CDS encoding molecular chaperone — protein MARWLPERWRDALLELRNDVQDALTRWFRRRERAESPHEASESATVVPWGGWTWPAIEVEDKADAIEIRAELPGLSKDDFQLEVVGDYLVLRGEKRQEREERSDSFWYSECTYGAFTRWIPLPAEVNVPAAEAKFRNGRLEVRLPKLTPAKKISVQVR, from the coding sequence ATGGCCCGGTGGCTTCCGGAACGCTGGCGCGATGCCCTGCTCGAGCTTCGGAACGATGTTCAGGATGCACTGACCCGCTGGTTTCGCCGGCGCGAAAGAGCAGAGAGTCCTCACGAGGCATCGGAGAGCGCCACCGTTGTTCCATGGGGCGGTTGGACTTGGCCCGCCATCGAAGTGGAAGACAAGGCGGATGCGATCGAGATTCGGGCGGAGTTGCCCGGCCTGAGCAAGGATGATTTTCAGCTCGAGGTGGTTGGTGACTACTTGGTGCTGCGGGGCGAAAAAAGACAAGAGCGGGAAGAGAGGAGCGACAGCTTCTGGTACTCCGAGTGTACCTATGGTGCGTTTACGCGCTGGATCCCGTTGCCGGCCGAGGTAAATGTGCCGGCTGCCGAGGCGAAATTCCGCAACGGCCGGCTCGAAGTACGATTACCGAAGCTGACCCCGGCGAAGAAGATTTCCGTCCAGGTTCGCTAG
- a CDS encoding glutathione-regulated potassium-efflux system protein: protein MSEQFAVETLALVVASAAGVWLCVRLRLPVVLGYLLAGLVIGPHGLHIVGDSPGVRFLAELGVVFLLFTIGLDFSISTLWGARRAVFGAGALQVGLTTLVVASASLLAGMDFGAALLLGGAVSMSSTALVVKQLADQGELFTHHGRLVVGILLFQDLAALPFLVLVGLRADPVSVAGWEIAGRFLLVALAVVLVAFFGRAILHRLLGNVARMRSNELMLLTALLLALGTGFAARALGFSAPIGAFLVGMVLGETDFRHQIEDDVRPFRELLLGLFFVTVGMTVDTRLFPGAWPSVLASAALFTVGKALLVTIVGLLLRWSRTVNVRTAAILAHGGEFGLLLLTQAAHGGLLEQRVAQPLLGGLLLSMGLAPLLIGRNEMLGRRITRGRATSAELDQASWIQAESEQLENHVLLLGCGRVGRQVAAVLEAAGVPYVAFEADPTRFDEAKRRGHRVILADAGRLRLLDAAGVARAKLLVVTFSYPRLVDRIVRHARERNPGVPVVVSAKEESELPLLARAGVTAVFPENLAAGLALGNQALLLLGRSHEEAARVVSELRALLHPELAGHIGV, encoded by the coding sequence ATGTCTGAGCAATTTGCGGTGGAAACGTTGGCGTTGGTTGTGGCCAGCGCTGCGGGCGTGTGGCTGTGTGTGCGGCTTCGCTTGCCCGTGGTCCTCGGTTACCTGCTGGCGGGCTTGGTCATCGGGCCGCACGGATTGCACATCGTCGGCGACTCTCCCGGAGTGCGCTTTTTGGCTGAGCTCGGAGTTGTGTTCTTGCTGTTCACCATCGGGCTCGATTTCTCGATCTCGACCTTGTGGGGTGCTCGGCGAGCGGTTTTCGGGGCGGGAGCGTTACAAGTGGGCCTGACGACTCTTGTCGTGGCGAGCGCCAGCTTGCTGGCGGGGATGGATTTCGGCGCCGCGCTGCTGTTGGGTGGCGCGGTGAGCATGTCCTCGACCGCTTTGGTCGTCAAACAGCTCGCGGATCAAGGCGAGTTGTTCACGCACCACGGCCGGCTGGTCGTGGGAATCTTGCTTTTTCAAGATCTCGCCGCCTTACCGTTCCTCGTTCTCGTGGGTCTGCGGGCGGATCCGGTCAGTGTGGCCGGATGGGAGATCGCGGGGCGTTTTCTGTTGGTGGCGCTGGCCGTGGTCCTGGTTGCGTTTTTCGGGCGGGCGATCTTGCACCGCTTGCTGGGCAATGTGGCGCGCATGCGCTCCAACGAGCTCATGTTGTTGACTGCCTTGCTGCTCGCTCTGGGAACCGGATTTGCCGCGCGCGCGCTGGGTTTCTCTGCGCCGATTGGAGCGTTTTTGGTCGGTATGGTTTTGGGCGAGACCGACTTTCGCCATCAAATCGAAGACGACGTGCGGCCTTTCCGGGAACTGCTACTGGGGCTGTTTTTCGTCACTGTGGGCATGACGGTGGATACGCGCCTGTTTCCCGGCGCCTGGCCGAGCGTTCTGGCGTCCGCTGCGCTGTTTACTGTCGGAAAAGCCTTGCTGGTGACTATCGTCGGCCTGCTGCTGCGTTGGTCGCGCACGGTTAACGTGCGCACCGCAGCCATCCTGGCACACGGCGGTGAATTCGGGCTGTTGCTGCTGACCCAGGCAGCGCACGGAGGCCTTTTGGAACAACGCGTCGCCCAACCGCTGTTGGGTGGGCTTTTGCTGAGTATGGGTCTCGCGCCGCTTCTCATTGGTCGCAACGAAATGCTCGGCCGGCGCATCACCCGGGGGCGGGCGACCAGCGCGGAACTGGACCAAGCCTCATGGATCCAAGCGGAAAGCGAACAGCTCGAGAATCACGTTTTGTTGCTCGGGTGTGGTCGCGTGGGAAGGCAGGTGGCGGCCGTGCTCGAGGCTGCAGGTGTTCCGTACGTTGCCTTCGAAGCGGACCCAACTCGTTTCGACGAAGCCAAGCGGCGTGGCCATCGTGTGATTTTGGCCGACGCGGGCCGGTTGAGGCTTCTCGATGCGGCAGGGGTGGCCCGCGCCAAGCTGCTGGTTGTGACGTTCAGCTATCCGCGACTGGTGGATCGCATTGTGCGTCATGCCCGCGAGCGCAACCCCGGCGTGCCGGTTGTGGTGAGCGCGAAGGAAGAGTCGGAGCTGCCGTTATTGGCCCGCGCCGGGGTGACTGCAGTGTTCCCCGAGAACCTGGCCGCCGGGCTGGCCTTGGGAAACCAGGCGCTTTTGCTATTGGGCCGCTCCCATGAGGAGGCCGCGCGCGTGGTTAGCGAGCTTCGAGCCCTGCTCCATCCGGAGTTGGCGGGACACATCGGTGTCTAA
- the hsp20 gene encoding heat-shock protein: protein MAEKTVSPTSGSAQPARSREATRAEDRYVAPAVDIYETPEELVLVADLPGVGKDDLEVRVEEDVLTIRATPKHAVPGEVVWREFELPQFFRQFELSEVIDQEKISADFKHGVLTLHLPKAEKAKPRKIEVKVS from the coding sequence ATGGCAGAGAAAACAGTTTCCCCGACCAGCGGTTCTGCACAACCCGCACGGAGCCGGGAGGCCACGCGCGCAGAAGATCGGTACGTGGCTCCCGCGGTGGATATCTACGAGACCCCGGAGGAGCTCGTTTTGGTTGCGGACTTGCCCGGCGTGGGAAAGGATGACCTTGAGGTCCGGGTAGAGGAAGACGTCCTGACCATCCGTGCGACCCCCAAACACGCAGTTCCGGGGGAGGTCGTTTGGCGCGAGTTCGAGCTTCCGCAATTCTTTCGCCAGTTCGAACTCAGCGAGGTCATTGACCAGGAGAAAATCTCTGCGGACTTCAAGCACGGGGTTCTGACCTTGCACCTACCCAAGGCAGAAAAGGCCAAACCCAGAAAGATCGAAGTCAAAGTGAGCTGA
- a CDS encoding UPF0056 inner membrane protein, with protein MGWLEYTTLAFTTLFVIVDPIAVVPAFLAMTPEQSEEARLRTARVACGVAGGVLAVFTLLGEGIFRYLRVSPGAFQIAGSILLLRIALDMLHGQRSASQETNEEVLAGAAKDDIAVSPLAVPMLAGPGAISTALILFHQAETVVQRVTLFFVIAVVALLSYAILALAVHGIHRVSPLALKLLNRLMGLLLAAIAVQFALDGLAQVGWCRR; from the coding sequence ATGGGATGGCTCGAATACACGACTTTGGCATTCACGACGCTGTTCGTGATCGTAGATCCGATTGCGGTGGTTCCCGCATTTTTGGCGATGACTCCGGAGCAAAGCGAGGAAGCCCGGTTGCGCACCGCACGGGTAGCCTGCGGGGTTGCCGGTGGCGTGTTGGCCGTGTTCACTTTGTTGGGCGAGGGTATTTTTCGCTACTTGCGCGTGAGTCCGGGTGCGTTCCAAATTGCCGGCAGCATATTGCTGCTTCGGATCGCGCTGGACATGCTCCACGGCCAGCGCTCCGCCTCGCAGGAAACCAACGAGGAGGTGCTTGCGGGTGCGGCTAAGGACGATATTGCGGTCAGCCCTTTGGCTGTGCCGATGCTTGCCGGTCCGGGTGCGATCTCCACGGCGTTGATTTTGTTTCATCAAGCAGAGACTGTGGTGCAGCGGGTGACATTGTTCTTTGTCATTGCCGTGGTGGCGCTGTTGAGTTACGCGATTCTCGCCCTGGCCGTGCATGGGATTCATCGCGTGAGCCCCCTCGCGCTCAAACTGCTGAATCGCTTGATGGGGCTACTGCTGGCGGCCATCGCGGTGCAATTTGCATTGGACGGCTTGGCTCAAGTGGGCTGGTGCCGTCGGTAA